One window of the Bacillus sp. 2205SS5-2 genome contains the following:
- a CDS encoding DUF4367 domain-containing protein, producing the protein MKNNIRKKIATLKEEEKPIKKYRFTAVVSFMVLFCVFVLLLNFGLSQIGIIGEGRITGITEVQQVELMEAIENEPFQAKLPTFLPFEQEMATFTPAPTENQRESFQSFQFYGVNGEFIDMKAFKGGWVRGEVKTEEIKIGDFTGYYLVNEQGAKIIFWEVGNVDYDLATKDDEISKDDLIRVAKSFK; encoded by the coding sequence ATGAAGAATAATATTAGAAAGAAAATAGCGACGTTAAAAGAAGAAGAAAAACCAATCAAGAAATATAGGTTCACCGCCGTTGTAAGCTTTATGGTCCTCTTTTGTGTGTTCGTACTCCTGCTCAATTTTGGATTATCGCAAATTGGGATCATTGGTGAGGGAAGGATCACTGGCATTACTGAAGTTCAACAAGTCGAATTAATGGAAGCGATAGAAAACGAGCCATTCCAAGCAAAGCTTCCTACATTTCTTCCTTTTGAACAGGAGATGGCCACATTTACGCCTGCTCCAACGGAAAATCAACGTGAAAGTTTCCAATCTTTCCAATTTTATGGAGTCAATGGTGAATTTATCGATATGAAAGCTTTTAAGGGTGGTTGGGTTAGAGGGGAGGTGAAAACAGAAGAAATCAAAATAGGGGACTTCACTGGTTATTACTTGGTGAATGAACAAGGAGCCAAAATTATCTTTTGGGAAGTTGGAAACGTGGATTATGATTTAGCAACTAAGGATGATGAAATATCGAAGGATGATTTAATCAGAGTAGCCAAATCTTTTAAATAG